Proteins from one Mercurialis annua linkage group LG7, ddMerAnnu1.2, whole genome shotgun sequence genomic window:
- the LOC126656101 gene encoding uncharacterized protein LOC126656101, protein MYQTHSNREFSLDFQHQIPILRPSIHSRRANLTVKFQDLYGFTVEGNVDDVNILNEVREKVRTQGRVWWALEASKGANWYLQPQVTSIIEGIALKSSLKLSSLANAITLKRLIRKGIPPVLRPKVWFSLSGAAKKKSTVPDSYYNDLTKAVDGKVTAATKQIDHDLPRTFPGHPWLDTPEGHATLRRVLVGYSFRDSDVGYCQGLNYVAALLLLVMKTEEDVFWMLAVLLENVLVNDCYTNNLSGCHVEQRVFKDLLSKECPRLAAHLEEMEFDVSLVATEWFLCLFSKSLPSETTLRVWDVLFFEGAKVLFHVALAMFKMKEEELLLTHHVGDVINILQKTTHHLFDPDELLTVAFDKIGSMTTNTISKQRKKQEPAVMAELDQRLRRLNSVKMDDK, encoded by the exons atgtATCAAACACATAGCAATAGAGAATTCTCCTTAGATTTTCAGCACCAAATTCCTATCTTGAGGCCAAGTATTCATTCAAGAAGGGCAAATTTGACAGTTAAATTTCAAGATTTATATGGATTTACAGTAGAAGGGAATGTGGATGATGTGAACATATTGAATGAGGTTAGAGAGAAAGTTAGAACACAAGGTAGGGTTTGGTGGGCATTAGAGGCTAGTAAAGGTGCAAATTGGTATTTGCAGCCTCAAGTGACTTCAATTATTGAAGGGATTGCTTTGAAATCATCTCTCAAATTGTCTTCTTTAGCTAATGCAATTACTTTGAAGAGGCTTATTAGAAAAGGGATTCCTCCGGTTCTTAGGCCTAAGGTTTGGTTCTCTCTTTCCGGTGCTGCTAAGAAGAAATCTACGGTTCCTGATAGCTATTATAATGATCTTACTAAAGCTGTTGATGGAAAAGTTACTGCTGCTACTAAGCAAATTGATCAT GATCTGCCACGAACCTTCCCTGGTCATCCGTGGTTGGACACACCAGAGGGTCATGCTACTCTCCGACGTGTCCTTGTTGGATATTCTTTCCGTGACTCTGACGTTGGCTATTGCCAG GGCTTAAATTATGTTGCAGCTCTACTGTTACTTGTTATGAAAACCGAGGAAGATGTTTTCTGGATGCTCGCGGTCCTTTTGGAAAATGTATTAGTTAATGATTGCTATACGAATAACTTGTCTGGATGCCACGTCGAACAAAGAGTTttcaaggatttgctttctaAAGAGTGCCCGAG GCTGGCTGCGCACTTGGAAGAAATGGAGTTTGATGTGTCTCTTGTTGCCACCGAGTGGTTCCTATGCCTATTCTCGAAGAGCTTGCCTTCTGAG ACAACTCTACGAGTATGGGATGTTCTTTTCTTTGAGGGGGCTAAGGTGTTGTTCCACGTGGCTTTGGCTATGTTTAAG ATGAAGGAAGAAGAGCTGCTTCTAACTCATCATGTTGGTGATGTAATTAACATATTACAGAAAACAACTCATCACCTCTTTGATCCCGACGAGTTATTGACG GTTGCATTTGATAAAATAGGGTCAATGACAACAAACACAATATCAAAGCAAAGGAAAAAGCAGGAACCAGCAGTAATGGCAGAACTTGATCAAAGATTGAGAAGACTAAACTCAGTCAAAATGGATGACAAATGA